A genome region from Tenebrio molitor chromosome 4, icTenMoli1.1, whole genome shotgun sequence includes the following:
- the LOC138130005 gene encoding uncharacterized protein produces the protein MEEQLEIAILAGANDQEIEELLLHNIIGVEENNAIQPVEFNLNNMSDDEVKANFRFQREDIIRLRNALRIPQRVISNTRNNVDGTLALCMLLRRLSYPNRLVDLANFFNYSSQSLSHIISTMANFIVENHGHLLENLNAHQWLNRNRYQLYAQSIVNMGGAIQNCWGFIDGTVRPICRPSNNQDEYYSGHKRLHCVKYQSVLTPDGLIVNLKGAFPGRRHDAGIFRETNLYEELEPNVLFPNGEHYVLYGDQAYGVRRLLLSPYPGQPANLLPHQIVFNNTMKVLRVSVEWGFQKIISQFAFVDFKKNQKLLLNDIETFYKSAVILTNCHTCLYGSQTAKYFNVMPPILEEYIV, from the exons ATGGAAGAACAATTAGAAATAGCCATCCTTGCGGGTGCTAACGACCAAGAAATTGAAGAGCTACTTCTCCACAACATTATTGGAGTTGAAGAAAATAACGCTATACAACCcgttgaatttaatttaaataatatgagTGATGATGAAGTTAAAGCAAACTTTCGTTTTCAAAGAGAAGATATAATACGACTCAGAAATGCTTTGCGAATACCACAGAGAGTTATTTCTAACACCAGGAATAATGTGGATg GAACCCTGGCACTATGTATGTTATTAAGAAGACTCAGTTATCCTAATAGATTAGTGGATTTGGCAAATTTTTTCAACTATTCTTCCCAATCACTATCCCACATCATTTCAACAATggcaaattttattgttgaaaatCATGGACAccttttagaaaatttaaatgcacaTCAGTGGCTTAATAGGAATAGATACCAACTATATGCACAA tcTATAGTTAACATGGGAGGAGCTATCCAGAACTGTTGGGGGTTTATTGATGGTACAGTTAGACCTATATGCAGGCCATCAAATAACCAAGATGAATATTATTCTGGACACAAAAGACTACACTGTGTCAAATATCAGTCAGTGTTAACTCCAGATGGATTGATAGTTAATCTAAAAGGAGCTTTTCCTGGCAGAAGACATGACGCTGGTATTTTTCGGGAGACGAACTTGTATGAAGAGTTGGAACCGAATGTTCTGTTTCCAAATGGCGAACATTATGTTTTATATGGAGATCAAGCATATGGTGTTAGACGATTGTTGCTGTCCCCATATCCTGGTCAACCGGCAAATTTATTACCCCACCAGATTGTGTTTAATAACACCATGAAAGTCCTTCGTGTCTCAGTTGAGTGgggttttcaaaaaatcataTCTCAATTTGCATTTGtggattttaagaaaaatcaaaaactacTTCTTAATGACATAGAAACTTTCTATAAATCTGCAGTCATTCTGACCAACTGTCACACATGCTTGTATGGAAGTCAGACTGCTAAATACTTCAATGTTATGCCACCTATTTTGGAAGAATATATTGTTTGA